CGGAATCCAGCCGTTGAGCCCGGTGAGCGATTGCTTCTCGCGGATCTCCATCTTGCCGCCCTCGCCGCGGACCATTTCGATCTTGGGCTCGGCGCGGAAGCAGAGAATCAGGTGCGCGCGCAGCTGGAGGAGGCGCTGCACAAATTGCTTGTGCGCCATCTTCGGTTTGATCCACGCGGCCATGCGGCAGGCTTCGCGTTTTTTCCAATCGTCGCCCGCCATCCGATCGAGCTCCGCCTCTTGCCAATCGAGGACGCCGCCGTCGCCCGCCCACACGTGCGACGTGGAATCGACCACGATCACCGGGTAGTGCGCTTCGTCGGCGGCGTGGATCGCATCGCCGTACCGCTCAGGCGTGAACGGCGGCGTCAGGTCGCCGTGATCGAAACGAAACAGATCGGCGTAGGCGCGCGCGCGGCTCGCCTCGGTGTCGAGGACGGCGAACGGCCGATCGCCGGCGATCCCTTTCGCGAGGCGCATCGCGGTGTACGTTTTTCCGCTGCCGGTCCCGCCCGACAGACCAATGAGGAGCGGCACGTTCTCGCGCACGGCAGGCCGAAAGGTGAAGGCCATCAGGCCGTCGCGTCCTTCGCTCGTTGGGCCGCGTAGCGGCGCAATTCTTCGGCGTGCCGCGACATCGTTGTCGCGTTCGCGTCGTACTGATCGGCCTTTGCGAGCAGCTCCTCGACGGTCATCTTGTCGGTGTCCACCTCGACGTACTCGCCGTCGCGGACGATGACGTAGCGACGTTGAAGGAATTCGTAGCCGGGGAGGAAAGGCTGGCGCTCGCCCGCGCGCGGGTCCGCTCCGCTGTCTCGCTCGCGTTGGTTGATCCGGGCCGTCACGGCGTGACGCGTGTTCGTGTAGCCGCCGTAGCGCCAATAGGCCACGTCGAGAGGTTCGAGCGCCTCGGATTGATCTGCGTCGCACGCAAGGCCGCTGACGTGCTCGCGGCAAATCGCGTGCGTGATCCATCCTGGGTGCGCAGGTTGATCGCGATCGTGGGCCGCGTCGATTTGTCTGTCGATTTCCCCGTTGAGATCGTCGGGCGTGTACTTCCTCAGCATGGATACTTCTCCTGTAGTCGCACCAGCAGGTGTTCCAGCCATGGCCCCGCGACAGCGACCGCCTCTCGGATCGACACAGCTTCGTGGTCGCAGATGGCGTCGGCGACAAGGGCGGCGTCGTGTTCGCCCGCGAACAATTTCAGCTCGCGACAAATGCCGAGCAGGTGTGTCGCCGCTTTGAATTTCTCGGGCACCGCGGCGCCGGGCGTCTTGCCCCTCTCGGCGAGCGCCGTCACGGTCGGCGGGTTGTCGCTCTCGACGAGGGCCTCGAATTCGTCGGCGGGCACGTTCGCCACGCGCACGGCGGTGAGTTCCTGTCGCTCAGACATCCCGGCGTCGTCGGCCGCCTTGCGCTGTGAATAACTGCCGTCGGCGCCGTTGGTAGTTTTCGGCGGTCGCCCGCCCGCTGATTGAAACGTTTTCAGGAGTTCGCCTGCGCGACGGATCGCGCGCGAACTGATGCGCGTCGCGAGCCGGTGCAGCGTGTCGTCGTCGGCCTGCTTCGCGTAGCTGGCGAGCGCCGCGGCCCGGTCCGCCCAATCCTTGCACTCGTCGATACGTTCGCAGGTGGCGAGTGCTTCCTTGGC
This region of Gemmatimonadaceae bacterium genomic DNA includes:
- a CDS encoding AAA family ATPase; protein product: MAFTFRPAVRENVPLLIGLSGGTGSGKTYTAMRLAKGIAGDRPFAVLDTEASRARAYADLFRFDHGDLTPPFTPERYGDAIHAADEAHYPVIVVDSTSHVWAGDGGVLDWQEAELDRMAGDDWKKREACRMAAWIKPKMAHKQFVQRLLQLRAHLILCFRAEPKIEMVRGEGGKMEIREKQSLTGLNGWIP